DNA sequence from the Macrobrachium rosenbergii isolate ZJJX-2024 chromosome 38, ASM4041242v1, whole genome shotgun sequence genome:
AGAAATAGTGTTTTCCtgatgggccttttatcttcatgttATACTGTTGGAttgcagtaaaagacattcatatgtattcatgtatatgtggACATTgacatataacatataatttaAATTCGTTTTGTTTCCTTTGTGTATGCCTGTATCATCTGATATcgattctttttaataattgatatctcttctttgtgtatttcctcttacctcctcctcctcgttctcctcctcctcctcctcctcctgtgacttgttcttcctaatgagcacacTACTGTTGGGAGGGAAGCTTCAAGAATTGCAAGTCAGTGAGTGAGCCCTTTGTGGGCTTGCTCCACATGAATAGGGCTCTTTTTCTGAATAcgactactattaataataattcatcatctTTTCAGATACTTCTACTTGCGTCACACTACCTGCCTGTGGAGGTGATGGAGGGGAATGCATTGCTCCTTCTCAAGCAAGCAGCTGCACAGGTGTTCTCGATGCAAATGGCTGCCTTGGAGACAGCTGCTCCTGTTGCAAGGGAGGTGAGTGAATCCTCTTCAGTGGTAAGATTAGATCTCAAAGTCTACTGAggaatgttttccttttactcCCTTCTACTGCcagactttggaattctcttcctgcttctgtttttcctgactcttagaacatttaattgttttttccttCCGTTCccattcctgttttcttttgGTCTGGGCTAGAATAGGATACCAGATTGCTCATCACCCCAGCCTCACCcccacatatatgcatatatatggtatatatatatatatatatatatatatatatatatatatatatatatatatatatatatatatatatatatatatatagatagaagtatagatagatagatagatagatacaaacaaacaaacaaataaacacacacaaacaaacaaacacacacacacacacacacacacacacacacacatatatatatatatatatatatatatatatatatatatatatatatatatatatatatatatgtgtgtgtgtgtgtacatcaatGAATAATATAAGCTTGGGTGTGACTGCTTGTTTCAGATGTAGTTATGACTTGACCATCAGTAATTTGTAGTGTGAGATCTGCTCTTCATTCTGTGATGTAAAAGCCTCACGTTCATTATTCATATGATGATGACAGTTCCAGAGGTGCTCtgttcctcacaccgctggactgacTTTGGAACCGTCTCcttccctactgaggatgtcatgcgactggaacttcttcagaagttgaagggaagatgcaatgcattactaccctaatactgttctccttgcattttgatacggttttatctattcattaatttattaatctattttttccttttaataagtgagatctcttctttctatattttcctttaccttcactTACGTCTTAATGAGCaccttaataatattctttggaagcttcttgggtttcaagtcagtggtccctttggttggcttgttccatatgaatagggttcttcttcatcttctgaataataataataataataataatagtaataataataataataataataataataataataataataataataataataataataataataataataataataataataagaaacattgCTTTTTCGTCGACGACCAAAGGTTGCGATGAGACGACCAAGTGCACTGCTGCTGGAGGCTACTGCTTCCGAAAAGACGGTCCCCACGTGTGGCCAGGGAAGGTCTTCAAATTCTGTGGTCATGGGAACTGTCTCTGTTGCGTGGATCCCCACGGGCACGGCAACGGCAATGGGAACGGGAACGGGAATGGGAACGGGAACGGTCCGTAATGGTAAgactttcattttcttgattttttgtcATGAGAAGAACCTCTGTGATTGAAGAGAGATTGTTTAACCACAGCACCAAACATTCTGTTGCTGTTCATAGTGTGAGTGCAGAGGATTTGATCTCTTTatctgtttactaattttttttcttttttattaagtgggatctctgctttctgtacttccctttacttcctcttacttcttcctaatgaacaccacaatactc
Encoded proteins:
- the LOC136825550 gene encoding uncharacterized protein encodes the protein MEGNALLLLKQAAAQVFSMQMAALETAAPVAREVAMRRPSALLLEATASEKTVPTCGQGRSSNSVVMGTVSVAWIPTGTATAMGTGTGMGTGTVRNGEASGFSNLPSN